Sequence from the Bacteroidota bacterium genome:
TGTATATCGCCTTCGGCGACCATAGCGGCAATTTGAGCATCACCACCCATAGGTCCTGATAATACTTTTTTAACTGTAAAACCTGCCTTTACAGCTTTTTCGCCGGTAGTTCCGGTAGCGAAAATATTGATTTCTTTTTGCAATAAGACAGCTTTATAATCCATAAGAAACTGTATCATTTCTGCTTTTTTTCCGTCATGGGCAATGATTGCAATATTCATTTTATCAAAAAAATTTGTGTACAACGAAGTTAGTGTTTTTATTGGATATGAGCTGTTATT
This genomic interval carries:
- a CDS encoding methylglyoxal synthase codes for the protein MNIAIIAHDGKKAEMIQFLMDYKAVLLQKEINIFATGTTGEKAVKAGFTVKKVLSGPMGGDAQIAAMVAEGDIQMVFFFRDPLEKHPHEPDISMLMRLCDVHDIPLATNPASAELMIRAI